One Dehalococcoidia bacterium genomic window, AAACCAGAAGTGGTGGCTATTAGAGAAGAAGCTGGTATAAAAATGGAAACACAGGTGATGAAAGTAGTGCTGGATTCCTAGGAAGCATCGCTTTCGCTATTACTAAAGGCGTAAAATTATGGAAACTTTCCTAACTCTAGCAGGGGCTTTTGCAGTAGGCCTGATTCTGTCAAAGATCTTCCGGTCCATGCGTAAGCGCTAAAGTCTCGAGTAGCTAAGAAAACTGAACTGCGATTAAATTTCTTTTTTGGGAAGAAACTATTTTTTTACGCTTTTTAGAATCGTATATAAGCAAGCGATAACGTTGCTGAGGGTGTATGTAAATGAAAGAAGTAACGATTATTGATGGAGGCACCGGAACGGAAATTTCCAGGCGCGGAGTCCCGATATATCCTGCACTTTCATGGTCGGCAAATGCCAATATAGCCTTTCCAGGCCTGGTAAGGGATATACACGCAGACTACATTCGTGCTGGCGCGAAAATCATCACTACCAATACTTTCTCAACTAGCAGAGCCACTTTAGCAATAGACGGGTTAGACACCCAGACTGCAGAGATAAACCAACTTTCCGTAAAACTAGCAATGGAAGCAAGGGAACTCTGTAGTGCGCAAAATACTGTTCTGATTGCAGGTTCTATTTCTGCATTCGAACCCAAGGGACACCCAGAGATTCTTCCTTCATATAGAGATGCCCTTGATGATTACCAAGAGCAAGTACAACTACTAATTGATGCTGGAGTCGACTTAATTTTCATGGAAATGTTCACACGTACCTTGGATTTAAAAGCCGCGATTAAGGCACTGAACCCAACAGAGATCCCCGTATGGGTTGGTTTGTCCTGCGAGGACTTCGGGGGTCACTTATATTTAGGACTGGCTGGTAGGCATGCAAGCGAAACAATAGAAGACGCAGTTCATGCAACTTTGTCTCCTAATGTAGAAGCTTATTGCATAATGCATTCACCGCCAGAAATTACGGCAGATGCTCTGAAAGAGCTAAGAAATTGCACTGACTTGCCTTTAGGTGCCTATTCCCATGGAGGAGACCCGTCAACCAATCAAACCGACCATGCGGGTACTGACCCTCAGAAATACCTGGAATATTCACGTGATTGGATTGCTTCAGGGGCTACTATCCTCGGAGGTTGCTGTGGAATTACCCCTGAGCATATCCGAATTCTTTCAAGTAACTATGCGTAACTAACCTTTGATTGCTTGGCT contains:
- a CDS encoding homocysteine S-methyltransferase family protein, which translates into the protein MKEVTIIDGGTGTEISRRGVPIYPALSWSANANIAFPGLVRDIHADYIRAGAKIITTNTFSTSRATLAIDGLDTQTAEINQLSVKLAMEARELCSAQNTVLIAGSISAFEPKGHPEILPSYRDALDDYQEQVQLLIDAGVDLIFMEMFTRTLDLKAAIKALNPTEIPVWVGLSCEDFGGHLYLGLAGRHASETIEDAVHATLSPNVEAYCIMHSPPEITADALKELRNCTDLPLGAYSHGGDPSTNQTDHAGTDPQKYLEYSRDWIASGATILGGCCGITPEHIRILSSNYA